In a single window of the Geotrypetes seraphini chromosome 11, aGeoSer1.1, whole genome shotgun sequence genome:
- the LOC117368923 gene encoding uncharacterized protein LOC117368923 isoform X2 produces MLLISLKVAILALISLSTLFMLICVTSNYWVIEISFSTVKNWGLWKVCENDICYPATGGEYTKTFLILGLIFSFITIFFAGLELKFGANGTMGCLKLLTYMNFSIGAISLYNHLKEPVESQAIVRMEEGVNSVPPPGTESESLPKAEVPPASEMPPSYEISVSQPHPQYMNSVATITPETVA; encoded by the exons ATGCTGCTCATCTCATTGAAGGTGGCCATACTGGCTCTGATCTCCCTCAGCACCTTGTTCATGCTGATCTGTGTTACTTCGAATTACTGGGTGATAGAAATCTCTTTCTCTACTGTGAAAAACTGGGGCCTCTGGAAAGTGTGTGAGAATGATATCTGTTACCCTGCTACAGGAGGAG AATACACCAAGACCTTTCTGATCCTTGGGTTGATTTTTAGTTTCATTACCATCTTTTTCGCTGGTCTGGAGTTGAAATTTGGAGCTAATGGGACCATGGGCTGCCTGAAGCTGTTGACTTATATGAATTTTAGTATAG gAGCAATCAGTTTGTATAATCATTTAAAAGAGCCAGTAGAATCTCAAGCCATTGTCAGAATGGAAGAAGGTGTGAATTCAGTGCCACCCCCTGGAACAGAGTCAGAGTCATTGCCAAAGGCAGAGGTGCCACCTGCTTCTGAGATGCCACCATCATATGAGATATCAGTATCTCAGCCACACCCACAATACATGAACAGTGTTGCAACAATCACCCCGGAAACAGTGgcctaa
- the LOC117368923 gene encoding uncharacterized protein LOC117368923 isoform X1, producing the protein MLLISLKVAILALISLSTLFMLICVTSNYWVIEISFSTVKNWGLWKVCENDICYPATGGEYTKTFLILGLIFSFITIFFAGLELKFGANGTMGCLKLLTYMNFSIAFIELIGMVRGSFIFTYKASFSWSYNIGWAAVAMATAAGAISLYNHLKEPVESQAIVRMEEGVNSVPPPGTESESLPKAEVPPASEMPPSYEISVSQPHPQYMNSVATITPETVA; encoded by the exons ATGCTGCTCATCTCATTGAAGGTGGCCATACTGGCTCTGATCTCCCTCAGCACCTTGTTCATGCTGATCTGTGTTACTTCGAATTACTGGGTGATAGAAATCTCTTTCTCTACTGTGAAAAACTGGGGCCTCTGGAAAGTGTGTGAGAATGATATCTGTTACCCTGCTACAGGAGGAG AATACACCAAGACCTTTCTGATCCTTGGGTTGATTTTTAGTTTCATTACCATCTTTTTCGCTGGTCTGGAGTTGAAATTTGGAGCTAATGGGACCATGGGCTGCCTGAAGCTGTTGACTTATATGAATTTTAGTATAG CTTTTATTGAATTAATTGGGATGGTTCGAGGAAGTTTCATCTTCACTTATAAAGCAAGCTTTTCCTGGAGTTATAACATCGGGTGGGCGGCTGTCGCAATGGCAACTGCTGCTG gAGCAATCAGTTTGTATAATCATTTAAAAGAGCCAGTAGAATCTCAAGCCATTGTCAGAATGGAAGAAGGTGTGAATTCAGTGCCACCCCCTGGAACAGAGTCAGAGTCATTGCCAAAGGCAGAGGTGCCACCTGCTTCTGAGATGCCACCATCATATGAGATATCAGTATCTCAGCCACACCCACAATACATGAACAGTGTTGCAACAATCACCCCGGAAACAGTGgcctaa